A genomic segment from Agrobacterium vitis encodes:
- the bioB gene encoding biotin synthase BioB, with translation MSRAAGEIRHDWSVEEIVTLHNLPLLELIGHANAVHGRHHDPNAVQKASLLSIKTGGCPEDCAYCPQSAHHREVKLTKDRLMQPDSVLALAKRARDAGAERFCMGAAWRQVRDGKEFDAVLTMVRGVRDLGMEACVTLGMLEKHQAEKLAEAGLTAYNHNLDTSPEFYGEIITTRSYADRLETLSIVRSFGIDLCCGGIIGMGETIRDRASMLQVLASMRPHPESVPINALVPVEGTPLAAMPRIDPLELVRMVATTRIVMPRSTVRLSAGRSTLNREAQILCLVSGANSVFYGDTLLTTPNAGIGEDKALFAAIGALPREAAPLAAE, from the coding sequence ATGAGTCGGGCGGCGGGCGAAATTCGCCATGACTGGAGCGTGGAAGAGATCGTCACCCTTCACAATCTACCCCTTCTGGAATTGATCGGCCATGCCAACGCTGTCCATGGCCGTCACCACGACCCAAATGCCGTGCAGAAGGCAAGCCTGCTGTCGATCAAGACCGGCGGGTGTCCGGAAGACTGCGCCTATTGCCCGCAATCGGCCCATCACCGGGAGGTGAAGCTGACGAAGGATCGCCTCATGCAGCCAGACAGCGTGCTGGCGCTTGCAAAGCGGGCAAGGGATGCCGGTGCCGAGCGCTTCTGCATGGGGGCAGCGTGGCGGCAGGTGCGCGATGGCAAAGAGTTTGACGCCGTACTGACCATGGTGCGCGGCGTTCGCGATCTCGGCATGGAAGCCTGCGTGACACTCGGCATGCTGGAAAAGCACCAGGCTGAGAAACTGGCCGAGGCTGGACTAACGGCTTACAACCATAATCTGGACACCAGTCCGGAATTTTACGGTGAGATCATCACCACCCGCAGCTATGCAGACCGGCTGGAAACCCTGTCCATCGTCCGCTCTTTCGGCATCGACCTCTGTTGCGGCGGCATTATCGGCATGGGCGAGACCATCCGCGATCGCGCCTCCATGCTCCAGGTCCTGGCATCGATGCGCCCGCATCCCGAAAGCGTCCCGATCAACGCGCTGGTGCCTGTGGAGGGGACACCGCTTGCCGCCATGCCGCGGATCGATCCGCTGGAACTGGTGCGCATGGTGGCGACGACAAGGATCGTCATGCCGAGATCCACGGTCCGCCTGTCGGCCGGTCGCTCGACATTAAACCGGGAAGCGCAAATTCTTTGTCTGGTCTCCGGTGCCAACTCGGTCTTCTACGGCGATACGCTGTTGACCACACCCAATGCCGGCATAG